The nucleotide window CCTGGTCAACGGTGTAGACTTCTTCCGCCGGGAAACGGCGGTTGAACAGACGGGTGAGTGCTGCAAGCTGGCTCGGCTTGAGCCCTTGCACGTTACCTTCTGGCTTTGGGATGGGAAGCTCCTAACGAAAAAATGTTAAACCGCACCCGCAACCACTGTACCTCAAAAGGGGCAGGGCTGCGGGTGCGTGAACAGATGCGGTGCGTGGGCTGTGTACAAGCCTAGGGACGCAGATACGAGGTGATCAGTGCGTCATAGCGCGAGGTTGCCTCAAAAGCGCGCGAGGCCATGACCTGCCGGAACTCAAGGCCCACGGTGGTGTCTTTTTCCATTTCTTCCATGGCGGCGGTGTACCACTGCGGGGAGGGCAACACCAGAATGCTGTGGAAGTTCTTGGCCGCAGCGCGCAGCATGCAGGGGCCGCCGATGTCAATTTCCTCCACGGCCTGCTCAAGCGAGAGGTGGCGTTCCACCGCGCCCGCAAAGTCGTAAAGGTTGACGCAGACAAGGTCAAAGGGGCGGATGCCCTTTTCTGACAGGGTCTGCATGTGCTGCGGCTCGTCCTTGTTGGCCAGAATGCCGGCATGAATCTTGGGGTGCAGGGTTTTGACCCGGCCCCCCAGAATCTCTGGGAATCCTGTTACCGTGCTTACTGCGGTAACGGCCAGCCCGGCCGCCTCAAGGGCCTTCTGGGTGCCGCCGGTGGAGATAAGCTCCACCCCCCGCGAGGTAAGAAACGTGGCAAACTCCACAAGGCCGCTTTTGTCCGTAACGCTCAGAATAGCGCGACGAATTGGCAAAATATCCATAAGCGACTCCTTGAAAAATGTCCCGAAAAGGGTTTGGCGGCGTATATACGCCCACATTCTTGATACCGCAAAAAGCCCGTTCTGGCAATGCGTTGCAGATAAAGCCATCCCTGAGGCCCCTTGCCCGCAAAACAAGGCAAGGCTATGCTGCGGCAGGAGGACGTATGCAGCTCAAGCTTGTTTCATGGAATGTCAATGGTCTGCGCGCCGTGGCGGGCAAGCCCGAATGGGAATGGTTTTCGCGTACCGAAGCGCAGGTTGTGGCCTTGCAGGAAACCAAGGCCCACCCCGACCAGTTGAGCGAAGATGTGCGCGATCCTGACGGCTGGGAATCGCACTGGTCGTGGAGCACGGTAAAAAAGGGGTACTCCGGCGTTGCGGTATTCAGCCGGATACCTTCGCTGAATGTAAGCGTGGAGCTGCCCCAGCCGGAATTTCAGGGCGAGGGCCGTCTGCTGCATCTGGAGTATCCGCAGTTCCACTTTTTCAATGGCTATTTTCCCAACGGCGGCGCGGAAGAACTGGACGACAACGGTAAGCCCACGGGCCGTTTCAAGCGTGTGCCTTACAAAATGGGCTTTTTCGACGCCTTTCTCGCCTATGCGGAAGAATGCCGCAAGAGCAAGCCTATCGTGGTTTGCGGGGATTTTAATATAGCTCACAGGCCCATTGACCTCGCGCGGCCCAAGCAGAACGAAAAATATACGGGTTTTTTGCCCGAAGAGCGGGCCTTTCTGGATCGCTTTACGGCCATGGGCTATGTGGACACCTTCCGCCATGTGCATGGCGACAAGGCGGACAGTTATTCCTGGTGGTCGTACAAGA belongs to Desulfovibrio desulfuricans DSM 642 and includes:
- a CDS encoding IMP cyclohydrolase is translated as MDILPIRRAILSVTDKSGLVEFATFLTSRGVELISTGGTQKALEAAGLAVTAVSTVTGFPEILGGRVKTLHPKIHAGILANKDEPQHMQTLSEKGIRPFDLVCVNLYDFAGAVERHLSLEQAVEEIDIGGPCMLRAAAKNFHSILVLPSPQWYTAAMEEMEKDTTVGLEFRQVMASRAFEATSRYDALITSYLRP
- a CDS encoding exodeoxyribonuclease III, with translation MQLKLVSWNVNGLRAVAGKPEWEWFSRTEAQVVALQETKAHPDQLSEDVRDPDGWESHWSWSTVKKGYSGVAVFSRIPSLNVSVELPQPEFQGEGRLLHLEYPQFHFFNGYFPNGGAEELDDNGKPTGRFKRVPYKMGFFDAFLAYAEECRKSKPIVVCGDFNIAHRPIDLARPKQNEKYTGFLPEERAFLDRFTAMGYVDTFRHVHGDKADSYSWWSYKSRAREKNVGWRIDYFFVSQELVPAVRDAWIETDVFGSDHCPVGLCLEF